Proteins encoded by one window of Kribbella italica:
- a CDS encoding CinA family protein, which produces MTADTPGVEGGANTPSSNSAPGRHTASHEPSSLDAALDRFVDLLKEREATVATAESLTGGLVGATLTDVAGISAVYRGGVIVYATELKATLAGVPEDLLAAVGPVHADTAHALAAGVRERLGATYGLATTGVAGPDPQAGIEAGTVYVAAAGPHKVEVRKLSLTGDRAAIRWGSVEAVLRLGADLMTEDLG; this is translated from the coding sequence ATGACGGCCGACACGCCCGGCGTCGAAGGTGGCGCAAACACGCCGTCCTCCAACTCGGCCCCTGGCAGGCACACCGCTTCGCACGAACCCAGCAGCCTCGACGCGGCGCTCGACCGCTTCGTGGACCTCCTGAAGGAACGCGAAGCCACCGTTGCCACCGCGGAGTCGCTGACCGGCGGTCTGGTCGGCGCCACGCTGACCGACGTAGCGGGGATCTCTGCCGTCTACCGCGGCGGCGTGATCGTCTACGCCACCGAACTGAAGGCGACCCTCGCGGGCGTTCCCGAGGACCTGCTGGCCGCTGTCGGGCCCGTGCACGCCGATACGGCCCATGCGCTGGCGGCGGGCGTCCGGGAGCGGCTGGGGGCCACCTACGGCCTTGCCACGACAGGTGTGGCCGGACCGGATCCGCAGGCCGGGATCGAGGCCGGCACGGTGTACGTCGCGGCGGCCGGACCCCACAAGGTCGAGGTCCGGAAGCTGTCGCTGACCGGAGATCGTGCGGCCATCCGCTGGGGGAGTGTCGAGGCCGTCCTGCGGCTCGGGGCCGACTTGATGACGGAAGATCTCGGCTGA
- the rimO gene encoding 30S ribosomal protein S12 methylthiotransferase RimO: MTTNPTTVALVTLGCARNDVDSEELAGRLEAGGFRLVEDASEADTVVVNTCGFVEAAKKDSVDTLLAASDYKDSGRTQAVVAVGCLAERYGEQLAEALPETDAVLGFDDYADISDKLRSILSGTKHQSHVPRDRRKLLPLAPADRAGAQGVAVPGHGDAASDNGSAVSVHAAAGAHASHIPASLKPTNGDVDALAAGATAELKGRAVKPSDPAELTIDAPDLMSAPASGPRVMRRRLDGGPMAPLKLASGCDRRCAFCAIPAFRGAFVSRRPTEVLGEAHWLAENGVREVFLVSENSTSYGKDLGDLRLLETLVGEIAAVPGLTRVRVSYLQPAEMRPTLISAMTSTPGVVPYFDLSFQHASGPLLRRMRRFGDAERFLELIEQVRAQAPTAGIRSNVIVGFPGETEEDVDILCDFLSRAGLDAIGVFGYSDEDGTEAETYDGKLDEDTIAARLDRVTRLAEDLTSARAEARIGETLEVLVESLDGDTAEGRAAHQGPEVDGSTTLTDLPDGLALGDLVVATVVASEGVDLVAQYAAHVQPQEVVQAANLTA; encoded by the coding sequence ATGACTACGAACCCCACGACTGTCGCCCTGGTCACGCTGGGCTGTGCTCGTAATGATGTGGACTCCGAAGAACTGGCCGGTCGGTTGGAAGCCGGCGGGTTCCGGCTGGTGGAGGACGCGTCCGAGGCGGACACCGTGGTGGTGAACACCTGCGGATTCGTCGAGGCGGCCAAGAAGGACTCGGTCGACACGTTGCTGGCCGCGTCCGACTACAAGGACTCGGGCCGGACCCAGGCGGTCGTCGCGGTCGGATGCCTGGCTGAGCGTTACGGCGAGCAGTTGGCCGAGGCGCTGCCGGAGACCGACGCGGTGCTCGGCTTCGACGACTACGCGGACATCTCCGACAAGCTGCGCTCGATCCTGTCCGGGACCAAGCACCAGTCGCACGTCCCGCGGGACCGCCGCAAGCTGCTGCCGCTCGCGCCGGCCGACCGCGCCGGCGCCCAGGGCGTCGCAGTCCCTGGCCACGGCGACGCGGCATCTGACAACGGCAGCGCGGTCTCCGTGCACGCTGCCGCGGGAGCGCACGCCTCTCATATCCCCGCCTCTCTGAAGCCCACGAACGGCGATGTCGACGCTCTGGCGGCCGGCGCGACGGCCGAGCTGAAGGGGCGCGCGGTCAAGCCGTCCGACCCCGCTGAATTGACCATCGACGCGCCGGACCTCATGAGCGCGCCGGCCAGCGGACCGCGCGTGATGCGACGGCGGCTGGACGGCGGCCCGATGGCGCCGCTGAAGCTGGCGTCGGGCTGCGACCGACGTTGCGCCTTCTGCGCGATCCCGGCGTTCCGTGGCGCGTTCGTGTCGCGGCGTCCGACCGAGGTGCTCGGCGAAGCCCACTGGCTCGCCGAGAACGGCGTCCGCGAGGTCTTCCTCGTCTCGGAGAACTCGACGTCGTACGGCAAGGATCTGGGCGACCTGCGGCTGCTGGAGACGCTCGTCGGCGAGATCGCGGCGGTGCCGGGTCTGACGCGGGTCCGCGTTTCGTACCTGCAGCCGGCCGAGATGCGCCCGACCCTGATCAGCGCGATGACGTCGACGCCTGGCGTCGTGCCGTACTTCGACCTGTCGTTCCAGCACGCGTCCGGCCCGTTGCTGCGCCGGATGCGCCGGTTCGGTGACGCGGAGCGGTTCCTCGAGCTGATCGAGCAGGTCCGTGCCCAGGCGCCGACCGCGGGCATCCGGAGCAACGTGATCGTCGGGTTCCCGGGGGAGACCGAGGAGGACGTGGACATTCTCTGCGACTTCCTTTCCCGCGCCGGGCTCGACGCGATCGGGGTGTTCGGGTATTCCGACGAGGACGGCACCGAGGCCGAGACCTACGACGGCAAGCTGGACGAGGACACCATCGCGGCCCGGCTCGACCGCGTCACCAGGCTGGCCGAGGACCTGACCTCGGCCCGCGCCGAGGCGCGGATCGGTGAGACGCTCGAGGTGCTGGTGGAATCCCTGGACGGCGACACCGCCGAAGGCCGTGCCGCCCACCAGGGCCCCGAGGTCGACGGCTCCACCACGCTGACCGATCTGCCCGACGGTCTGGCGCTAGGAGATCTCGTCGTCGCCACCGTGGTGGCGAGCGAAGGAGTCGACCTCGTCGCGCAGTACGCCGCGCACGTGCAGCCGCAGGAAGTCGTCCAGGCAGCTAATCTGACCGCGTGA
- a CDS encoding DinB family protein, whose product MTWTAPAVDRPTGSLVAPERELLAGYLDFYRHTLLYKCAGLRGEQLAERSAPPSTLSLLGLIRHARKVERIWFRIHFADVPASPVFDPALGKDADFELIDAADAQASYEALIEEWKLSDEAAAGRSLDDRFTFSGEESSLRMIYIHLIGEYARHCGHADLLREHLDGVTGA is encoded by the coding sequence ATGACCTGGACCGCCCCTGCCGTCGACCGGCCGACCGGATCGCTCGTGGCTCCCGAGCGCGAGCTGCTCGCCGGCTACCTGGACTTCTACCGTCACACCCTGCTCTACAAGTGCGCGGGTCTTCGTGGTGAGCAGCTGGCCGAGCGGAGTGCTCCGCCGTCGACGCTGTCGCTGCTCGGGCTGATCCGGCACGCGCGGAAGGTCGAGCGGATCTGGTTCCGGATCCACTTCGCCGACGTACCGGCGTCGCCGGTCTTCGACCCGGCGCTCGGCAAGGACGCGGACTTCGAGCTGATCGACGCGGCCGACGCGCAGGCGTCGTACGAGGCCCTGATCGAGGAGTGGAAGCTGTCCGACGAGGCGGCCGCCGGGCGGTCGCTGGACGATCGGTTCACGTTCTCGGGGGAGGAGTCCTCGCTGCGGATGATCTACATCCACCTGATCGGGGAGTACGCCCGCCACTGCGGGCACGCCGACCTCCTGCGGGAGCACCTGGACGGGGTCACCGGGGCCTGA
- a CDS encoding DUF4262 domain-containing protein, translating to MTEICYRRPDDAYPRQVAQLVRDQGWVVEHDARPEWPAPVTSTIGLCRRAHPEFMVFGCDAPTGLALLEPLALAVQDGHRLLDCDQPNRFYPGAERIELIYFPLTTSYLPTVNQLFRRNGTAPIPAQLLLRTDLLEGPLTVAPRPVRKTTYLVSEFNARHHAAKAGDES from the coding sequence ATGACGGAGATCTGCTACCGGCGCCCGGACGACGCGTACCCGCGGCAGGTGGCGCAACTGGTCCGCGACCAAGGCTGGGTCGTCGAGCACGATGCCAGGCCGGAATGGCCGGCTCCGGTCACGTCGACGATCGGTCTGTGCCGGCGCGCGCATCCGGAGTTCATGGTGTTCGGTTGCGACGCCCCGACGGGACTCGCGCTGCTGGAGCCGCTGGCGTTGGCCGTCCAGGACGGGCACCGTCTCCTCGACTGCGACCAGCCGAACCGCTTCTATCCCGGTGCCGAGCGCATCGAATTGATCTACTTCCCGCTCACGACGTCGTATCTGCCGACCGTCAACCAACTCTTCAGGCGCAACGGAACCGCACCGATCCCGGCTCAACTGCTGCTCAGGACCGACCTTCTGGAGGGGCCACTGACTGTAGCCCCGAGGCCTGTCAGGAAGACGACGTACCTGGTCAGCGAGTTCAACGCCCGCCACCACGCCGCCAAGGCGGGTGACGAGTCATGA
- a CDS encoding phosphotransferase, with protein MAAEGEGPSSGDLTRDYGIRASVFTPHAGGFESECWVADDTWFIKVWRDEISPTAAPGRLAILGELQALGLPVPAAVPTLSGSLHATWNGRPYAVFPFVHGRPATDDDWRLSARALRRVHDTQPASGGLTLPVGTLDESYVQLLAANLDHPWIADRRDEIAAAIDRLHNAVQRADQVPARRVLCHTDFITLNLLVDSDDQLAAILDWDQAVLAPREHDLWVAAETRQLEDYLTEYGARDLSLDHLECTLLSRALGDLTARVLGEVDRPGVQMWGFDRLARLDDDLARFRPFCGGL; from the coding sequence GTGGCAGCGGAAGGAGAAGGGCCCAGCTCGGGTGACCTCACGCGGGATTACGGCATCAGAGCTTCCGTATTCACCCCGCACGCGGGCGGATTCGAGAGTGAGTGCTGGGTCGCCGACGACACCTGGTTCATCAAGGTCTGGCGGGACGAGATCTCGCCAACCGCAGCACCGGGCAGGCTGGCGATCCTTGGCGAGCTCCAGGCGCTCGGTCTCCCGGTGCCGGCTGCCGTGCCGACGTTGTCGGGCAGTCTTCACGCGACCTGGAACGGACGACCGTACGCCGTCTTTCCCTTCGTCCACGGTCGCCCCGCCACCGATGACGACTGGCGCTTGTCGGCTCGCGCGCTTCGTCGGGTCCACGACACCCAACCGGCGAGCGGTGGTCTCACGCTGCCGGTCGGCACGCTCGACGAGTCCTACGTTCAACTGCTGGCAGCAAACCTGGATCACCCGTGGATAGCGGATCGCAGAGACGAGATCGCCGCGGCGATCGACCGCCTGCACAACGCCGTACAGCGCGCGGATCAGGTACCTGCCCGTCGCGTCCTCTGTCACACCGACTTCATCACCCTCAATCTGCTCGTGGACAGCGATGACCAGCTCGCCGCGATCCTCGACTGGGATCAGGCGGTGCTGGCTCCCCGCGAGCACGACCTCTGGGTCGCGGCGGAAACTCGACAGCTGGAGGACTACCTCACCGAGTACGGCGCGCGGGACCTGAGCCTCGATCATCTCGAGTGCACACTCCTGTCCCGCGCACTGGGCGACCTGACCGCCCGTGTCCTGGGCGAGGTCGACCGCCCAGGCGTGCAGATGTGGGGCTTCGATCGTCTGGCCAGGCTGGACGACGACCTTGCTCGGTTCCGGCCGTTCTGCGGCGGCCTTTGA
- a CDS encoding RodZ domain-containing protein, whose translation MTIGSELTAARERADLSIEQLSAATRIRTGLLVAMEDDDFSRCGGNFYARGHIRSIARVVKADPAPLLAAFDEAYPPSEPDRARRDERIEPRKPRLHPVRPRWAVVVGAILVGLMGWGMVRLFTLPSDVEANASRSASPTPAVTTPVAPKPSATKPPPPKPSTPAKPKPATKVVVVLKSTGEGTYVTLRNYYGEVLFQGRLGTGSTQTVTYPGSIRVSAGALKNLTVTINGKKAVPTTRRFTITPTGTIQKAP comes from the coding sequence GTGACCATCGGCAGCGAGCTCACGGCGGCCCGCGAACGGGCGGACCTGTCCATCGAGCAGCTGAGCGCGGCCACCCGGATCAGAACAGGTCTGCTGGTCGCGATGGAGGACGACGACTTCTCCCGGTGCGGCGGAAACTTCTACGCCCGCGGCCACATCCGTTCGATCGCCCGCGTGGTCAAGGCCGACCCGGCGCCGCTGCTCGCGGCGTTCGATGAGGCCTACCCGCCGAGCGAACCCGATCGCGCCCGCCGCGACGAACGCATCGAGCCCCGCAAACCCCGCCTGCACCCGGTCCGCCCCCGCTGGGCGGTCGTTGTCGGCGCGATCCTGGTCGGCCTGATGGGCTGGGGCATGGTCCGCCTGTTCACCCTCCCCAGCGACGTCGAGGCGAACGCCTCCCGCAGCGCCAGCCCCACCCCGGCCGTCACCACGCCTGTCGCCCCCAAACCGAGTGCGACGAAGCCGCCGCCCCCGAAGCCCAGCACCCCCGCCAAGCCGAAGCCCGCCACCAAGGTCGTAGTGGTCCTCAAATCCACCGGCGAGGGCACCTACGTAACCCTTCGCAACTACTACGGCGAGGTTCTCTTCCAGGGCCGCCTCGGCACCGGCTCCACCCAGACGGTGACCTACCCCGGCTCCATCCGAGTCTCGGCCGGCGCCCTCAAGAACCTCACCGTCACCATCAACGGCAAGAAGGCCGTCCCCACCACCAGACGCTTCACCATCACCCCCACCGGCACCATCCAAAAGGCCCCGTAA
- a CDS encoding aminotransferase class V-fold PLP-dependent enzyme, translating to MSILSILEPANTTATRQAVTRLTTGSIPATVGADLLVPLADGRVTDYANFDHGASAPCLESVRRAVEAALPSYASVHRGNGYASRITTQWYERARAEVHSFVGAREDDQVIFTRQTTDALNLLAKALPADATVIVFESEHHAALLPWPAERTVRLAAPSTTTGAVTAVADALRQAPEGPRLVVVTGASNVTGEIFPIAELAAVARAHGARICLDAAQLAPHREVDIAELDVDWVALSGHKLYAPYGAGALIGRADWLNAADPYLYGGGATASVTTEATVWNEGPARHEGGSPNVIGAIALAAACAAISQHREAIEQHERSLLARLRTGLAQIAGVTTYDIFGADADRVGTVCFTVAGISSTITSAALSAEYGIGVRDGKFCAHPLVGHLLQDSPEHGTAVRASLGLGTSREHVDRLVSAVRTLATKGLSRSYEESAHGCQPADDPRDLEAPQIW from the coding sequence ATGTCGATCCTCTCCATCCTCGAGCCGGCCAACACCACGGCGACCCGCCAGGCCGTCACCCGGCTCACCACCGGCAGCATCCCCGCCACCGTCGGCGCCGACCTCCTGGTCCCGCTGGCCGACGGCCGGGTCACCGACTACGCGAACTTCGACCACGGCGCCAGCGCGCCCTGTCTGGAGTCGGTACGCCGTGCGGTCGAGGCCGCGCTGCCGTCGTACGCGTCGGTGCACCGCGGCAACGGGTACGCCTCCCGGATCACCACGCAGTGGTACGAGCGGGCCCGCGCCGAGGTGCACTCGTTCGTCGGCGCTCGCGAGGACGACCAGGTGATCTTCACCCGGCAGACCACCGACGCGCTCAACCTGCTCGCCAAGGCGCTGCCCGCCGACGCGACCGTGATCGTCTTCGAGTCCGAGCACCACGCCGCCCTCCTCCCCTGGCCGGCCGAGCGGACCGTCCGGCTCGCGGCTCCGTCCACCACCACCGGTGCGGTCACTGCTGTCGCCGACGCACTGCGCCAAGCGCCCGAGGGCCCGCGGCTGGTCGTCGTGACTGGTGCGAGCAACGTGACCGGCGAGATCTTCCCGATCGCTGAGCTGGCCGCCGTGGCCCGTGCGCACGGCGCCCGGATCTGTCTGGACGCCGCGCAGCTCGCACCGCACCGTGAGGTCGACATCGCCGAGCTGGACGTCGACTGGGTCGCCCTTTCCGGCCACAAGCTCTACGCCCCGTACGGCGCCGGCGCGCTGATCGGCCGGGCCGACTGGCTCAACGCGGCCGACCCCTACCTGTACGGCGGCGGCGCGACCGCCTCCGTCACCACCGAGGCCACGGTCTGGAACGAAGGCCCGGCCCGGCACGAGGGTGGCTCCCCCAACGTCATCGGCGCGATCGCCCTGGCCGCCGCGTGCGCCGCGATCAGCCAGCACCGCGAGGCGATCGAGCAGCACGAGCGCAGCTTGCTCGCGCGGCTGCGCACCGGCCTGGCGCAGATCGCCGGCGTCACGACGTACGACATCTTCGGCGCCGACGCCGACCGCGTGGGCACGGTCTGCTTCACCGTCGCCGGGATCAGCTCGACCATCACGAGCGCGGCGCTCTCGGCCGAGTACGGCATCGGCGTCCGCGACGGGAAGTTCTGCGCGCACCCGCTGGTCGGCCACCTGCTGCAGGACTCGCCGGAGCACGGTACGGCGGTGCGCGCGAGCCTCGGCCTCGGCACGAGCCGCGAGCACGTCGACCGCCTGGTCAGCGCGGTCCGCACGCTCGCGACCAAGGGCCTGAGCCGCAGCTACGAGGAGTCCGCGCACGGCTGCCAGCCGGCCGACGACCCGCGCGACCTCGAGGCCCCGCAGATCTGGTGA
- the pgsA gene encoding CDP-diacylglycerol--glycerol-3-phosphate 3-phosphatidyltransferase, producing MTNPPTNPVPHAATGPISAPSAWNVANALTVLRLVLVPLFVWLLLRDGGADDGNRLLATAAFVVAIVTDRFDGDIARRWNMVTNFGKIADPIADKALTGAAFIGLSLLGDLPWWVTVVVMVREWGVTALRFWVIRHGVMPASRGGKLKTVLQAIALGLYLLPWHSVAVLHWTAVAFMAAAVIVTIVTGLDYVGRALRLRAAAKRPLP from the coding sequence GTGACGAACCCGCCGACGAATCCGGTGCCGCACGCGGCCACCGGTCCGATCAGCGCGCCGAGCGCCTGGAACGTGGCGAACGCGCTGACGGTGCTGCGGCTCGTCCTGGTGCCGTTGTTCGTCTGGCTGCTGCTGCGCGACGGTGGGGCCGACGACGGGAACCGGCTGCTGGCGACGGCCGCCTTCGTGGTCGCGATCGTCACCGACCGGTTCGACGGCGACATCGCCCGCCGCTGGAACATGGTCACGAACTTCGGCAAGATCGCCGACCCGATCGCGGACAAGGCGCTCACCGGTGCCGCGTTCATCGGACTGTCCCTGCTCGGCGACCTGCCGTGGTGGGTCACCGTCGTGGTGATGGTCCGCGAGTGGGGGGTGACCGCGCTCCGGTTCTGGGTGATTCGGCACGGGGTGATGCCGGCCAGCCGCGGCGGCAAGCTGAAAACGGTCCTGCAGGCGATCGCACTCGGTCTCTACCTCCTTCCTTGGCACTCGGTGGCGGTCCTGCACTGGACCGCTGTCGCCTTCATGGCCGCGGCCGTGATCGTGACGATCGTGACCGGTCTCGACTACGTCGGCCGGGCGCTCCGTCTGCGCGCGGCCGCCAAACGTCCCCTTCCATGA
- a CDS encoding DNA translocase FtsK 4TM domain-containing protein, translating into MIAVGRGLVKLWLGFAHLLGSIVRGVGKGARDLDPAHRRDGAGLGLIGLAVIVAAAIWWTLPGAVGDGIRTVVSGSVGMLGWAVPLMLLFIALRTLRHPDRNGPAGRQVIGWTAIALGILGLVHIAHGIPRPSQDGDLPLQEAGGAIGYVVSSLLSDLLTSYVASPLLVLLAIFGALVVTGTPIYAIPLRVRAAFDVLLGRTEIPADAPSAQPATDDTVRLTRKERRAKAALDDDGDPTIKPYDSPVLEGRELSKRGRKSKPPVEEDPYDVDGDAADPIAASTAAAAAPAKSGKGDSAPEPPPHTPLPQRVEQLSLSGDITYTLPDGQMLKPGSVHKARTKASDAVVDRLTEVFDQFGIDAQVTGYTRGPTVTRYEVELGSAVKVEKVTALSKNIAYAVASADVRILSPIPGKSAIGIEIPNTDKEIVSLGDVIRSASARNDHHPMVAGLGKDVEGGFVVANMAKMPHLLVAGATGSGKSVFVNSLITSVLMRSTPDEVRMILVDPKRVELNSYEGIPHLITPIITNAKKAAEALQWVVREMDMRYDDLAAFGYRHVDDFNKAVRAGKVKPPPGSERVLTPYPYLLVIVDELADLMMVAPRDVEDSIVRITQLARAAGIHLVLATQRPSVDVVTGLIKANVPSRLAFATSSLADSRVILDQPGAEKLVGQGDGLFLPMGASKPMRIQGAWVTEHEIQAVVEHCKEQLQPTYREDVTAVAGPSKDLDDEIGDDLDLVVQAAELIVSTQFGSTSMLQRKLRVGFAKAGRLMDILESRGVVGPSEGSKARDVLVKPDDLEDFVATLRGE; encoded by the coding sequence ATGATCGCCGTCGGCCGCGGGCTGGTGAAGCTGTGGCTCGGCTTCGCGCACCTGCTCGGCAGCATCGTCCGCGGTGTCGGCAAAGGCGCCCGCGACCTCGACCCCGCGCACCGCCGCGACGGCGCCGGCCTCGGCCTGATCGGTCTGGCCGTGATCGTCGCGGCCGCGATCTGGTGGACCCTGCCCGGCGCGGTCGGCGACGGGATCCGCACGGTGGTCAGCGGCAGCGTCGGCATGCTCGGCTGGGCCGTCCCGCTGATGCTCCTGTTCATCGCGCTGCGCACCCTGCGCCACCCGGACCGCAACGGCCCGGCCGGTCGCCAGGTGATCGGCTGGACGGCGATCGCCCTCGGCATCCTCGGCCTGGTCCACATCGCCCACGGCATCCCGCGGCCGAGCCAGGACGGCGACCTGCCGCTGCAGGAAGCCGGCGGCGCGATCGGGTACGTCGTCTCCTCGCTGCTGTCCGACCTGCTGACGTCGTACGTCGCCTCGCCGCTGCTGGTCCTGCTCGCGATCTTCGGCGCCCTGGTGGTCACCGGCACGCCGATCTACGCCATCCCGCTCCGCGTCCGCGCCGCGTTCGACGTACTGCTCGGCCGGACCGAGATCCCCGCCGACGCGCCCTCCGCGCAGCCGGCCACCGACGACACCGTGCGGCTGACCCGCAAGGAGCGCCGCGCCAAGGCCGCGCTCGACGACGACGGCGACCCGACGATCAAGCCGTACGACTCGCCGGTGCTCGAGGGCCGCGAGCTCTCCAAACGCGGCCGCAAGTCCAAGCCGCCGGTCGAAGAGGACCCGTACGACGTCGACGGCGACGCCGCGGATCCGATCGCCGCCTCGACCGCCGCGGCCGCCGCCCCGGCGAAGTCGGGCAAGGGCGACTCCGCACCCGAGCCGCCGCCCCACACGCCCCTGCCGCAGCGCGTCGAGCAGCTCAGCCTGTCTGGCGACATCACGTACACGCTGCCCGACGGCCAGATGCTGAAGCCCGGTTCGGTGCACAAGGCCCGGACCAAGGCCTCCGACGCGGTCGTCGATCGGCTCACCGAGGTGTTCGACCAGTTCGGCATCGACGCCCAGGTCACCGGCTACACCCGCGGCCCGACCGTCACCCGGTACGAGGTCGAGCTCGGCTCCGCGGTGAAGGTCGAGAAGGTCACCGCGCTGTCGAAGAACATCGCGTACGCCGTCGCCTCGGCCGACGTACGGATCCTGTCCCCGATCCCCGGCAAGTCCGCGATCGGTATCGAGATCCCGAACACCGACAAGGAGATCGTCAGCCTCGGCGATGTGATCCGCTCGGCGAGCGCGCGCAACGACCACCACCCGATGGTGGCCGGCCTGGGCAAGGACGTCGAGGGCGGCTTCGTGGTCGCGAACATGGCCAAGATGCCGCACCTGCTGGTCGCCGGTGCGACCGGCTCCGGCAAGTCGGTGTTCGTGAACTCGCTGATCACCTCGGTCCTGATGCGGTCCACGCCCGACGAGGTGCGGATGATCCTGGTCGACCCCAAGCGGGTCGAGCTGAACAGCTACGAGGGCATCCCGCACCTGATCACGCCGATCATCACCAACGCCAAGAAGGCCGCCGAGGCGCTGCAGTGGGTCGTCCGCGAGATGGACATGCGGTACGACGACCTCGCGGCCTTCGGGTACCGGCACGTCGACGACTTCAACAAGGCGGTCCGCGCCGGCAAGGTGAAGCCACCGCCGGGCAGCGAGCGCGTCCTCACGCCGTACCCGTACCTGCTGGTGATCGTCGACGAGCTCGCCGACCTGATGATGGTCGCCCCGCGCGACGTCGAGGACTCGATCGTCCGCATCACCCAGCTGGCCCGCGCGGCCGGTATTCACCTGGTGCTGGCGACCCAGCGCCCGTCGGTGGACGTCGTGACCGGTCTGATCAAGGCCAACGTGCCGTCCCGGCTGGCCTTCGCGACCTCGTCGCTGGCCGACAGCCGGGTCATCCTGGACCAGCCCGGCGCGGAGAAGCTGGTCGGCCAGGGTGACGGTCTGTTCCTGCCGATGGGCGCGAGCAAGCCGATGCGGATCCAGGGCGCCTGGGTCACCGAGCACGAGATCCAGGCCGTCGTGGAGCACTGCAAGGAGCAGCTGCAGCCGACGTACCGCGAGGACGTCACGGCCGTGGCCGGTCCGAGCAAGGACCTCGACGACGAGATCGGCGACGACCTCGACCTGGTCGTCCAGGCCGCCGAGCTGATCGTCTCCACCCAGTTCGGTTCCACGTCGATGCTGCAGCGCAAGCTCCGGGTCGGTTTCGCCAAGGCGGGCCGCCTGATGGACATCCTGGAGAGCCGGGGAGTGGTCGGGCCGAGCGAGGGCTCCAAGGCCCGAGACGTCCTGGTCAAACCCGATGACCTAGAGGACTTCGTCGCCACCCTGCGAGGAGAGTGA
- a CDS encoding DUF4184 family protein, whose product MPFPLAHPAAVLPLLRHPFVPSALVAGALAPDLLYIGPLYTFATRHINGNLTLTLTHEFSSAFWLDPLLALLALLVYQLILRRPLVALAPPSLAGRFAVAERPSVLWTVVSLFLGGLTHVVWDSFTHGDGYFVQHWSFLSTSITPAWDVNRVLQYVSSIGGVLAIAIYLVFWWRRTTARPVGDGLAPAARYGVLAAACILALAFAVVSVRRAAADSDDLVGEAVVRFALSGLASGAVAALVLYVLVWQVLRLRRT is encoded by the coding sequence GTGCCTTTCCCGCTCGCCCACCCGGCCGCCGTCCTCCCGCTGCTGCGGCATCCGTTCGTGCCGTCGGCGCTGGTGGCCGGCGCGCTCGCGCCCGATCTGCTGTACATCGGGCCGCTCTACACCTTCGCCACGCGGCACATCAACGGGAACCTGACGCTGACTCTCACCCACGAGTTCAGCTCGGCGTTCTGGCTGGACCCGCTGCTGGCGCTCCTGGCCCTGCTGGTCTACCAGCTGATCCTCCGGCGTCCGCTGGTGGCCCTGGCTCCGCCGTCGCTGGCCGGCCGATTCGCTGTTGCTGAGCGGCCGAGCGTGCTGTGGACCGTCGTGTCGCTGTTCCTCGGCGGCCTGACCCACGTGGTGTGGGACTCCTTCACCCACGGCGACGGCTACTTCGTCCAGCACTGGTCGTTCCTGAGTACTTCGATCACACCGGCGTGGGACGTCAACCGGGTGCTCCAGTACGTCAGCAGCATCGGCGGCGTACTGGCCATCGCCATCTACCTGGTCTTCTGGTGGCGCCGCACGACCGCTCGGCCGGTGGGGGACGGGCTCGCACCGGCTGCCCGGTACGGCGTACTGGCCGCGGCCTGCATTCTCGCGCTGGCCTTCGCCGTCGTCTCGGTACGTCGTGCTGCCGCCGACTCCGACGACCTGGTCGGTGAGGCCGTCGTACGGTTCGCGCTCAGCGGTCTGGCGTCCGGTGCCGTCGCGGCGCTGGTCCTGTACGTGCTCGTCTGGCAGGTGCTCAGGCTTCGGCGTACCTGA